Proteins encoded within one genomic window of Flavobacterium gilvum:
- the rplR gene encoding 50S ribosomal protein L18, which produces MSLTKPERRQRIRFRIRKTISGTAAKPRLSVFRSNKEIYAQLIDDVNGVTLLAASSREKEIGKGTNIEVATAVGKLAAEKALKAGISEVTFDRGGYLYHGRIKSLAEGARAAGLKF; this is translated from the coding sequence ATGTCATTAACAAAACCTGAAAGAAGACAACGTATTAGATTCAGAATTAGAAAAACGATTAGTGGTACTGCTGCTAAGCCTAGACTATCTGTTTTTAGAAGTAACAAAGAAATTTACGCTCAATTAATTGATGATGTAAATGGAGTTACTTTATTAGCTGCTTCTTCAAGAGAAAAAGAAATAGGGAAAGGTACGAACATTGAAGTTGCTACTGCTGTTGGTAAACTTGCGGCAGAGAAAGCTTTAAAAGCCGGAATAAGTGAAGTTACTTTCGATAGAGGAGGTTATTTATACCATGGTCGTATTAAATCATTAGCGGAAGGCGCAAGAGCGGCTGGACTTAAATTCTAA
- the rplF gene encoding 50S ribosomal protein L6 yields MSRIGKSPVTIPAGVTVSVADGVITVKGKNGQLTQEFSDVTVTVEGDQVLVERSSDHKDQRAKHGLYRSLINNMITGVTEGFTKELELVGVGYRASNQGQKLDLALGFSHNIILEVAPEVKLETISEKGKNPIVKLTSFDKQLLGQVAAKIRGFRRPEPYKGKGVKFVGEVLRRKAGKSA; encoded by the coding sequence ATGTCAAGAATAGGTAAAAGCCCAGTAACAATACCAGCAGGAGTAACTGTTTCAGTTGCTGATGGTGTTATTACAGTAAAAGGAAAAAATGGTCAGCTTACACAGGAGTTTTCGGACGTTACTGTTACGGTTGAAGGAGATCAGGTCTTGGTAGAAAGATCTTCTGATCACAAAGATCAAAGAGCAAAACACGGTTTGTACAGATCTTTAATCAATAATATGATTACTGGTGTGACAGAAGGATTTACTAAGGAATTAGAATTGGTTGGGGTTGGTTATAGAGCTTCAAATCAAGGACAAAAATTAGATTTAGCGCTTGGGTTCTCACACAATATCATTTTAGAAGTAGCTCCAGAAGTAAAATTGGAAACTATATCTGAAAAAGGTAAAAACCCAATTGTAAAGTTAACATCATTTGATAAACAACTTTTAGGTCAAGTTGCTGCAAAAATTAGAGGTTTCCGCAGACCAGAACCATATAAAGGAAAAGGTGTTAAATTTGTAGGTGAAGTATTAAGAAGAAAAGCAGGTAAATCAGCTTAA
- the rpsH gene encoding 30S ribosomal protein S8 has protein sequence MYTDPIADYLTRVRNAVAANHKVVEIPASNLKKEITKILFDQGYILSYKFEQNTVQGSIKIALKYDKDTKEPVIKDIQRISKPGLRKYAGASKLPRILNGLGIAIVSTSKGLMTGKQAKQLNVGGEVICYVY, from the coding sequence ATGTATACAGATCCAATTGCAGATTATTTGACGCGAGTTAGAAACGCTGTGGCTGCAAACCACAAAGTTGTTGAAATTCCGGCATCTAATCTTAAAAAAGAAATAACAAAGATCTTATTTGATCAGGGTTATATCTTAAGTTACAAATTTGAACAGAACACAGTTCAAGGTTCGATTAAAATTGCTTTGAAGTATGATAAAGATACTAAGGAGCCAGTAATCAAAGATATCCAAAGAATTAGTAAACCAGGTTTACGTAAGTACGCAGGTGCTTCAAAATTACCAAGAATCCTTAACGGATTAGGAATTGCTATTGTTTCAACTTCAAAAGGGTTGATGACAGGTAAACAAGCCAAGCAATTAAATGTAGGTGGAGAAGTAATTTGTTACGTATACTAA
- the rpsN gene encoding 30S ribosomal protein S14 — protein sequence MAKESMKAREVKREKTVAKYAEKRKALLEAGDYEGLQKLPKNASPVRLHNRCKLTGRPRGYMRQFGISRVTFREMANNGLIPGVKKASW from the coding sequence ATGGCTAAAGAATCAATGAAAGCCCGTGAGGTTAAGAGAGAAAAAACGGTAGCTAAGTACGCTGAGAAAAGAAAAGCTTTGTTGGAAGCTGGAGATTACGAAGGTTTACAAAAATTACCGAAAAATGCTTCTCCAGTTCGTTTGCACAATCGTTGCAAATTAACAGGAAGACCGAGAGGGTATATGCGTCAATTCGGTATTTCACGTGTTACATTCCGTGAGATGGCTAATAATGGATTGATTCCAGGTGTGAAAAAAGCAAGCTGGTAA
- the rplE gene encoding 50S ribosomal protein L5 — MAYIPRLKEEYKSRVISALKEEFGYSNVMQVPKLEKIVLSKGVGAAVSDKKLIDYAVDELTKITGQKAVSTISKKDVASFKLRKGMPIGAKVTLRGERMYEFLDRLITSALPRVRDFGGIKATGFDGRGNYNLGVLEQIIFPEIDIDKVNKISGMDITFVTTAKTDKEAKSLLAELGLPFKKN, encoded by the coding sequence ATGGCATATATACCTAGACTAAAAGAAGAATATAAGAGTAGAGTTATCTCTGCTCTTAAAGAAGAGTTCGGTTACTCAAATGTAATGCAAGTTCCAAAATTGGAAAAAATCGTTTTGAGTAAAGGAGTTGGTGCAGCAGTATCTGATAAAAAATTAATCGACTATGCAGTTGATGAATTGACTAAGATAACTGGACAAAAAGCAGTATCTACTATTTCTAAGAAAGACGTTGCGTCTTTTAAATTGAGAAAAGGAATGCCTATTGGAGCAAAAGTAACTTTGCGAGGTGAAAGAATGTATGAGTTTTTAGATAGACTTATCACTTCAGCGTTGCCACGTGTTAGAGATTTCGGTGGTATTAAAGCGACTGGTTTTGACGGTAGAGGAAATTACAATTTAGGTGTTTTAGAACAAATCATTTTCCCAGAAATTGATATTGATAAAGTAAATAAAATATCTGGAATGGACATTACATTTGTTACTACTGCAAAAACAGATAAAGAAGCAAAGTCATTGTTGGCTGAATTAGGTTTACCTTTTAAAAAGAATTAA
- the rplX gene encoding 50S ribosomal protein L24 produces MIKLKIKSGDIVRVIAGDHKGAEGKVLRVYREKNKAIVEGVNMVSKHTKPSAKNPQGGIVKKEASIQISNISLIDPKTKDTTRVGIRVEGDKKVRFSKKSNQVL; encoded by the coding sequence ATGATAAAGCTAAAAATAAAATCAGGAGATATCGTAAGAGTTATTGCTGGAGACCATAAGGGTGCTGAAGGTAAAGTTTTACGTGTATACCGTGAGAAGAACAAAGCAATTGTTGAAGGTGTAAATATGGTTTCAAAACACACGAAACCTAGTGCAAAAAACCCTCAAGGTGGTATTGTAAAAAAAGAGGCTTCTATTCAAATATCAAATATCTCTTTAATTGATCCTAAAACTAAGGATACAACGAGAGTAGGTATTAGAGTTGAGGGAGATAAGAAAGTAAGATTTTCAAAAAAATCTAATCAAGTACTATAG
- the rplN gene encoding 50S ribosomal protein L14, with protein sequence MVQQESRLKVADNTGAKEVLTIRVLGGTKRRYASVGDKIVVSIKDATPNGNVKKGAVSTAVVVRTKKEVRRADGSYIRFDDNACVLLNAAGEMRGTRVFGPVARELREKQFMKIVSLAPEVL encoded by the coding sequence ATGGTACAACAAGAATCAAGACTAAAAGTAGCAGATAACACAGGAGCTAAAGAAGTTTTAACTATCCGTGTTTTAGGAGGTACCAAAAGAAGGTATGCCTCTGTTGGAGACAAGATTGTAGTATCTATAAAAGATGCAACACCTAACGGTAACGTTAAAAAAGGTGCTGTTTCGACTGCAGTTGTTGTACGTACCAAAAAAGAAGTGAGAAGAGCCGATGGTTCTTATATCCGTTTCGATGATAATGCTTGTGTTCTTTTGAATGCAGCTGGAGAGATGAGAGGAACACGTGTTTTTGGTCCGGTAGCAAGAGAACTTCGTGAAAAACAATTCATGAAAATTGTATCATTAGCACCAGAAGTGCTTTAA
- the rpsQ gene encoding 30S ribosomal protein S17, with translation MEEKRNLRKERIGVVTSNKMDKSIVVAQVTRVKHPLYGKFVLKTKKFVAHDEKNDCNIGDTVRISETRPLSKTKCWRLVEILERAK, from the coding sequence ATGGAAGAAAAAAGAAATTTAAGAAAAGAGAGAATTGGGGTTGTTACTTCAAATAAAATGGATAAATCCATTGTAGTTGCTCAGGTAACGAGAGTAAAACACCCATTATACGGTAAGTTCGTGTTGAAAACAAAGAAATTTGTTGCGCATGACGAAAAAAACGACTGTAACATTGGAGATACTGTAAGAATTAGCGAAACGCGTCCTTTGAGTAAAACAAAATGTTGGAGATTAGTTGAAATCCTAGAAAGAGCTAAATAA
- the rpmC gene encoding 50S ribosomal protein L29, whose protein sequence is MKQSEIKDLSAAELQEKLSQTKKVYADLKMAHAISPIENPLQIRSVRRTVARLATELTKRELQ, encoded by the coding sequence ATGAAACAATCAGAAATAAAAGATCTTTCTGCAGCGGAGTTGCAAGAAAAACTTAGCCAAACGAAGAAAGTGTATGCTGACTTGAAAATGGCTCACGCGATTTCTCCAATTGAGAATCCGCTTCAAATTAGAAGTGTAAGAAGAACAGTTGCGAGATTAGCTACAGAACTTACTAAAAGAGAGTTACAATAA
- the rplP gene encoding 50S ribosomal protein L16 yields MLQPKRTKYRKVQKGRMKGNSQRGHELSNGMFGIKSVHEDGMFLTSRQIEAARIAATRYMKREGQLWIKIFPDKPITKKPLEVRMGKGKGAVEYWAAVVKPGRIMFEVGGVPLSVAKEALRLAAQKLPVKTKFVIARDFEA; encoded by the coding sequence ATGTTACAGCCTAAAAGAACAAAATACCGTAAGGTACAAAAAGGTAGAATGAAAGGAAATTCCCAAAGAGGGCATGAACTTTCAAATGGGATGTTTGGTATCAAATCTGTACATGAAGATGGAATGTTCTTAACTTCTCGTCAAATCGAAGCTGCACGTATTGCTGCAACTCGTTATATGAAAAGAGAGGGACAATTATGGATTAAAATATTTCCAGACAAGCCTATCACAAAGAAACCTCTTGAGGTACGTATGGGTAAAGGTAAGGGAGCCGTTGAGTATTGGGCTGCCGTTGTTAAACCCGGAAGAATTATGTTTGAGGTTGGAGGAGTTCCTTTGTCAGTTGCAAAAGAGGCGTTACGTCTTGCAGCTCAAAAGCTTCCAGTAAAAACTAAATTCGTTATTGCTAGAGATTTCGAAGCATAA
- the rpsC gene encoding 30S ribosomal protein S3 → MGQKTNPIGNRLGIIRGWDSNWYGGNDYGDKLAEDHKIRKYIHARLSKASVSKVIIERTLKLVTVTITTARPGIIIGKGGQEVDKLKEELKKITDKEVQINIFEIKRPELDAYLVATSICRQIESRISYRRAIKMAIAASMRMNAEGVKVLISGRLNGAEMARSEGFKEGRIPLSTFRADIDYALAEAHTTYGRMGIKVWIMKGEVYGKRDLSPLAGMDKKQPSSGKGGDAPRGKSNFNKGGKPDARKRK, encoded by the coding sequence ATGGGACAAAAGACAAATCCAATTGGAAATAGACTTGGTATCATCAGAGGATGGGACTCAAACTGGTATGGTGGAAATGATTACGGTGATAAATTAGCCGAAGATCACAAAATCAGAAAGTATATCCATGCTCGTTTATCAAAAGCTAGTGTATCAAAAGTAATCATCGAGAGAACTTTGAAACTTGTAACCGTTACTATCACTACTGCTAGACCTGGTATCATTATCGGAAAAGGTGGGCAAGAGGTAGACAAGTTGAAGGAAGAGCTTAAGAAAATTACTGACAAAGAGGTTCAAATCAACATCTTTGAAATTAAAAGACCTGAGCTTGACGCTTATTTAGTAGCTACTAGTATTTGTCGTCAAATCGAAAGTCGTATTTCTTACAGACGTGCTATCAAAATGGCTATTGCCGCTTCTATGCGTATGAACGCTGAAGGTGTCAAAGTTTTGATTTCTGGTCGTTTGAATGGCGCAGAGATGGCTCGTTCAGAAGGTTTCAAAGAAGGTAGAATTCCTCTATCAACTTTCAGAGCTGATATTGATTATGCTTTGGCTGAAGCTCATACTACTTATGGTAGAATGGGAATCAAAGTATGGATCATGAAAGGTGAAGTTTATGGAAAGAGAGATCTTTCTCCACTTGCAGGAATGGATAAGAAACAACCTAGCAGTGGTAAAGGTGGAGATGCTCCTCGTGGCAAATCTAACTTTAATAAAGGTGGGAAACCAGACGCTCGTAAAAGAAAGTAA
- the rplV gene encoding 50S ribosomal protein L22: MGVRKRETADARKEANKSIAFAKLNNCPTSPRKMRLVADLVRGQKVERALNILRFSSKEASRKLEKLLLSAINNWEQKNSEGNLEEAGLFVKEIRVDGGMMLKRLRPAPQGRAHRIRKRSNHVTIVLGAINNTQSNS, encoded by the coding sequence ATGGGAGTTCGTAAAAGAGAAACAGCAGATGCGAGAAAAGAGGCTAATAAGTCTATTGCTTTCGCGAAATTGAATAACTGCCCTACTTCACCTAGAAAAATGCGCTTAGTAGCGGACTTGGTAAGAGGTCAGAAGGTAGAAAGAGCACTTAACATTTTAAGATTCAGCTCAAAAGAAGCTTCAAGAAAATTAGAAAAACTATTGTTGTCTGCTATCAATAACTGGGAGCAAAAAAACAGTGAAGGTAATCTTGAAGAAGCTGGATTATTTGTTAAAGAAATCCGTGTAGATGGTGGAATGATGTTGAAAAGACTTCGTCCAGCTCCACAAGGTAGAGCACATAGAATAAGAAAACGTTCTAATCACGTAACAATCGTGTTAGGAGCTATCAATAACACACAAAGCAATTCTTAA
- the rpsS gene encoding 30S ribosomal protein S19, giving the protein MARSLKKGPFVHYKLDKKVAENIAGGNKGVVKTWSRASMITPDFVGQTIAVHNGRQFVPVYVTENMVGHKLGEFSPTRSFRGHAGAKNKGKK; this is encoded by the coding sequence ATGGCACGTTCATTAAAAAAAGGACCTTTCGTTCATTATAAGTTAGATAAGAAAGTTGCAGAAAACATTGCAGGTGGAAATAAAGGAGTGGTTAAGACTTGGTCTAGAGCTTCTATGATTACTCCAGACTTTGTTGGGCAAACTATCGCAGTTCATAACGGTCGTCAATTTGTACCTGTTTACGTTACTGAAAACATGGTAGGACACAAATTAGGAGAATTTTCACCAACTAGATCTTTTAGAGGTCATGCTGGAGCAAAAAATAAAGGTAAAAAATAA
- the rplB gene encoding 50S ribosomal protein L2, with product MSVRKLKPITAGQRFRVVNGYDAITTDKPERSLIAPIKNSGGRNSQGKMTMRYTGGGHKQRYRIIDFKRTKDGIPATVKSIEYDPNRTAFIALLAYADGEKTYIIAQNGLKVGQKVVSGADAQPEIGNTLPLSKIPLGTVISCIELRPGQGAVIARSAGTFAQLMARDGKYATIKMPSGETRLILLTCSATIGAVSNSDHQLVVSGKAGRTRWLGRRPRTRPVAMNPVDHPMGGGEGRSSGGHPRSRKGLPAKGYRTRAKQNPSNKYIVERRKK from the coding sequence ATGTCAGTAAGAAAATTAAAACCTATTACCGCAGGTCAGCGATTTAGAGTTGTGAATGGTTATGACGCCATTACAACTGATAAGCCGGAACGCTCTTTGATAGCGCCGATAAAAAACTCTGGAGGTAGAAATAGTCAAGGAAAGATGACCATGCGTTATACGGGTGGTGGTCACAAGCAGAGATATCGTATTATTGATTTCAAAAGAACTAAAGACGGAATTCCGGCTACAGTGAAATCAATTGAGTATGATCCAAATCGTACTGCTTTTATTGCTTTATTAGCTTATGCTGATGGAGAAAAAACATATATTATTGCTCAAAATGGATTGAAAGTTGGTCAGAAAGTTGTTTCTGGTGCTGATGCTCAACCAGAAATTGGTAACACATTGCCATTGAGTAAAATTCCTTTGGGAACTGTAATATCTTGTATTGAGTTAAGACCTGGTCAAGGAGCTGTTATTGCTCGTTCTGCTGGTACATTTGCTCAATTGATGGCAAGAGATGGAAAATATGCAACAATAAAAATGCCTTCTGGAGAGACAAGATTAATCTTGTTGACCTGTTCGGCAACAATTGGAGCAGTTTCAAACTCTGATCACCAATTGGTTGTATCTGGTAAAGCAGGTAGAACAAGATGGTTAGGAAGAAGACCTAGAACAAGACCAGTTGCGATGAACCCTGTTGATCACCCAATGGGAGGTGGTGAAGGACGTTCTTCTGGAGGTCACCCACGTTCTAGAAAAGGATTGCCGGCTAAAGGTTATAGAACCCGTGCTAAGCAAAACCCAAGTAACAAGTATATTGTAGAACGTAGAAAGAAATAA
- the rplW gene encoding 50S ribosomal protein L23: protein MSIIIKPIVTEKVTKESEVLNRFGFVVDRKANKVQIKKAVEAAYGVNVVSVNTINVRPDRTTKYTKSGLISGKTNAIKKAIVQVQEGETIDFYNNI from the coding sequence ATGAGTATCATAATTAAACCTATAGTAACGGAAAAAGTAACCAAAGAAAGTGAAGTTTTAAACCGCTTCGGATTTGTTGTTGACAGAAAAGCAAACAAAGTGCAAATTAAGAAAGCTGTTGAAGCTGCTTATGGAGTAAATGTTGTGAGTGTTAACACAATTAACGTAAGACCGGATAGAACTACAAAATACACTAAAAGTGGTTTAATCAGTGGAAAGACCAATGCAATCAAAAAAGCAATTGTTCAAGTACAAGAAGGAGAAACAATTGATTTTTACAACAATATCTAA
- the rplD gene encoding 50S ribosomal protein L4 produces the protein MEVKVLDFNGKDTGRKVQLSDSVFAIEPNNHAVYLDVKQYLANQRQGTHKAKERAEVAGSTRKIKKQKGTGTARAGSAKNPLFKGGGTVFGPRPRSYSFKLNKSLKRLARKSAFSIKAKESNIIVLEDFNFETPNTKNFINVLKALELENKKSLFVLGGTNKNVYLSSRNLKASNVVSSLELSTYDILNANNLVLLESSLEVIEENLSK, from the coding sequence ATGGAAGTAAAAGTATTAGATTTCAACGGAAAAGATACTGGAAGAAAAGTTCAACTTTCTGATTCAGTTTTCGCAATCGAACCAAATAACCATGCTGTATATCTTGATGTAAAGCAATATTTGGCAAATCAAAGACAAGGAACGCACAAAGCTAAAGAAAGAGCTGAAGTTGCGGGAAGTACTCGTAAGATTAAAAAACAAAAAGGTACTGGTACTGCTCGTGCGGGAAGTGCTAAAAATCCATTGTTTAAAGGAGGGGGTACTGTTTTTGGACCAAGACCAAGAAGTTATTCATTCAAATTGAATAAAAGCTTAAAACGTCTTGCTAGAAAATCTGCATTTTCAATTAAAGCAAAAGAATCGAATATCATCGTTCTTGAAGATTTTAATTTTGAAACGCCAAACACTAAAAATTTCATTAACGTTTTGAAAGCTTTAGAGTTAGAAAATAAAAAATCACTATTTGTGTTGGGTGGTACGAATAAAAATGTATATTTGTCCTCACGAAATTTAAAGGCTTCAAATGTTGTAAGTAGCTTGGAATTAAGTACTTATGATATTTTAAATGCTAATAATTTAGTGCTTTTAGAGAGTTCTTTGGAAGTAATTGAAGAAAATTTAAGTAAATAA
- the rplC gene encoding 50S ribosomal protein L3 gives MSGLIGRKIGMTSIFDENGKNIPCTVIEAGPCVVTQVRTKGVDGYEALQLGFDDKNEKHSTKAALGHFKKAGTVAKKKVVEFHDFATEQKLGDLIDVSIFAEGEFVDVQGVSKGKGFQGVVKRHGFGGVGQATHGQHNRLRAPGSVGASSYPSRVFKGMRMAGRMGGDNVKVQNLRVLKVVADKNLLVVKGCVPGHKDSYVIIQK, from the coding sequence ATGTCTGGGTTAATTGGTAGAAAAATCGGCATGACTAGTATTTTCGATGAAAACGGGAAGAATATTCCTTGTACAGTAATCGAGGCTGGACCATGTGTTGTTACCCAAGTCAGAACCAAAGGGGTTGACGGGTATGAAGCGTTGCAACTTGGTTTCGATGACAAAAACGAGAAACATTCCACGAAAGCGGCTTTAGGTCACTTTAAGAAAGCTGGAACTGTTGCTAAGAAAAAAGTCGTTGAATTCCATGATTTTGCAACTGAACAAAAATTAGGAGATCTTATTGATGTTTCTATTTTTGCTGAAGGAGAATTTGTAGATGTACAAGGTGTATCTAAAGGTAAAGGTTTTCAAGGGGTTGTGAAGCGTCACGGTTTTGGTGGTGTTGGACAAGCAACTCATGGTCAGCATAACCGTTTAAGAGCGCCAGGTTCTGTGGGAGCTTCTTCTTATCCATCTAGAGTGTTCAAAGGAATGCGTATGGCTGGAAGAATGGGAGGAGATAATGTAAAAGTTCAAAACCTTAGAGTTTTAAAAGTAGTGGCTGACAAGAATTTGCTTGTTGTTAAAGGATGTGTTCCTGGTCATAAAGACTCTTATGTAATCATTCAGAAGTAA
- the rpsJ gene encoding 30S ribosomal protein S10 has product MSQKIRIKLKSYDHMLVDKSAEKIVKTVKTTGAVVTGPIPLPTHKKLFTVLRSPHVNKKAREQFEVMSYKRLIDIYSSSSKTIDALMKLELPSGVEVEIKV; this is encoded by the coding sequence ATGAGTCAAAAAATCAGAATAAAACTAAAATCTTACGATCACATGTTGGTGGATAAATCTGCTGAAAAGATTGTAAAAACAGTAAAAACTACAGGTGCTGTTGTAACTGGTCCAATTCCATTACCAACTCACAAAAAACTTTTTACAGTATTGCGTTCTCCGCACGTAAACAAAAAAGCTAGAGAGCAATTTGAAGTAATGTCATACAAGAGATTGATTGATATTTATTCATCTTCTTCAAAAACTATTGATGCTTTAATGAAGCTTGAATTACCAAGTGGTGTTGAAGTAGAAATCAAAGTTTAA
- the fusA gene encoding elongation factor G has protein sequence MARDLKYTRNIGIAAHIDAGKTTTTERILFYTGKSHKIGEVHDGAATMDWMAQEQERGITITSAATTCEWNFPTEQGKVLPETLPYHFNIIDTPGHVDFTVEVNRSLRVLDGLVFLFSAVDGVEPQSETNWRLADQYRVPRMGFVNKMDRQGSNFLAVCQQVRDMLKSNAVAITLPIGEENDFKGVVDLVKNQAIVWHDATQGATFDIIDIPADMVDEVKEYRDILIEAVADYDENLLDKYMEDPDSITEEEINKALRAATIDMAIIPMIAGSSFKNKGVQFMLDAVCKYLPSPMDKEGIAGIHPDDAELLEEDQTQILRKPDVKEPFAALAFKIATDPFVGRLAFFRAYSGRLDAGSYVLNTRSGNKERISRIYQMHANKQNPIEYIEAGDIGAAVGFKDIKTGDTLCDEKHPIILESMKFPAPVIGIAIEPKTKADVDKMGMALAKLAEEDPTFTVRTDEASGQTIISGMGELHLDILVDRMKREFKVEVNQGEPQVEYKEAFTKSAQHRETYKKQSGGRGKFGDIVFRVEPADEVDGKVPVGLQFVNEVKGGNVPKEYIPSVEKGFREAMKTGPLAGYQVDSLKVTLLDGSFHPVDSDALSFELAARMGYREVAKAAGAIILEPIMKMEVITPEENMGDIVGDINRRRGQVNDMGDRNGAKTIKADVPLSEMFGYVTTLRTLSSGRATSTMEFSHYAETPSNISEAVIKKAKGNA, from the coding sequence ATGGCTAGAGATCTTAAATATACAAGAAACATAGGAATTGCTGCTCATATTGATGCTGGTAAAACAACAACAACTGAGCGTATATTATTCTATACTGGAAAATCACACAAAATTGGTGAGGTGCACGATGGTGCTGCAACAATGGACTGGATGGCACAAGAGCAAGAAAGAGGTATTACTATTACTTCTGCTGCTACAACTTGTGAATGGAATTTTCCAACTGAACAAGGTAAAGTTTTACCTGAAACATTACCATATCACTTTAATATTATCGATACCCCAGGACACGTTGACTTTACAGTTGAAGTAAATCGTTCTTTGCGTGTACTTGATGGTTTGGTTTTCTTGTTTAGTGCAGTTGATGGTGTTGAGCCTCAATCTGAAACTAACTGGAGATTAGCAGATCAATATCGTGTGCCACGTATGGGATTCGTTAATAAAATGGACCGTCAAGGTTCTAACTTTTTGGCAGTTTGTCAACAAGTTAGAGATATGTTGAAATCAAACGCTGTTGCAATCACTTTGCCAATTGGTGAAGAAAATGATTTTAAAGGTGTTGTTGATTTGGTTAAAAATCAAGCTATTGTTTGGCATGATGCTACGCAAGGAGCTACTTTTGATATTATTGATATCCCTGCGGATATGGTTGATGAAGTGAAAGAATATAGAGATATCCTTATCGAAGCAGTTGCTGATTATGATGAGAACTTGCTTGATAAATACATGGAAGATCCTGATTCTATCACAGAAGAAGAAATTAACAAAGCATTAAGAGCTGCGACTATTGATATGGCTATCATTCCTATGATTGCTGGTTCTTCTTTCAAAAATAAAGGAGTTCAATTCATGCTAGATGCGGTGTGTAAATACTTGCCATCTCCAATGGATAAAGAAGGTATTGCTGGAATTCACCCAGATGATGCTGAATTGCTTGAAGAAGATCAAACTCAAATTTTGCGCAAACCAGATGTAAAAGAGCCTTTCGCTGCTTTAGCATTTAAGATCGCTACTGATCCATTCGTTGGTCGTTTGGCTTTCTTCCGTGCTTATTCAGGAAGATTGGATGCTGGTTCTTATGTTTTGAATACTCGTTCTGGAAACAAAGAAAGAATTTCTCGTATCTACCAAATGCATGCTAACAAACAAAATCCAATCGAATATATTGAGGCTGGAGATATTGGAGCTGCTGTTGGATTTAAAGATATCAAAACTGGAGATACATTGTGTGATGAAAAACATCCAATTATTCTTGAGTCAATGAAATTTCCTGCGCCGGTAATTGGTATTGCAATTGAGCCTAAAACAAAAGCTGATGTTGATAAAATGGGTATGGCTTTGGCTAAATTAGCTGAAGAAGATCCAACATTTACAGTTAGAACTGATGAGGCTTCGGGACAAACTATTATCTCGGGTATGGGTGAGCTTCACTTGGATATCTTGGTTGATAGAATGAAACGTGAATTCAAAGTTGAAGTAAACCAAGGTGAGCCTCAAGTTGAATACAAAGAAGCTTTTACAAAATCTGCTCAACACAGAGAAACTTATAAAAAACAATCTGGAGGTCGTGGTAAATTCGGTGACATCGTATTTAGAGTTGAGCCTGCTGACGAAGTGGATGGTAAGGTTCCTGTAGGGTTGCAGTTTGTTAACGAGGTAAAAGGTGGTAATGTTCCTAAAGAATATATTCCTTCTGTTGAAAAAGGTTTCAGAGAAGCTATGAAAACTGGTCCTTTAGCTGGATACCAAGTGGATAGTTTGAAAGTTACCTTGTTAGATGGATCTTTTCACCCTGTGGATTCTGATGCACTTTCATTTGAATTGGCGGCTAGAATGGGTTATAGAGAAGTTGCCAAAGCGGCTGGAGCAATCATTCTTGAGCCAATCATGAAAATGGAAGTTATTACACCAGAAGAAAACATGGGAGATATCGTAGGTGATATTAATCGTCGTAGAGGTCAAGTTAATGATATGGGTGATAGAAATGGTGCTAAAACTATTAAAGCAGATGTGCCATTGTCTGAAATGTTTGGATATGTAACAACTCTAAGAACTCTATCTTCGGGTCGTGCAACGTCTACAATGGAATTTTCGCACTATGCAGAAACGCCTTCTAATATTTCAGAAGCAGTAATCAAAAAAGCAAAAGGAAACGCTTAA